DNA from Drosophila busckii strain San Diego stock center, stock number 13000-0081.31 chromosome 2R, ASM1175060v1, whole genome shotgun sequence:
TAAAGCTTTATGTAacttgttttgcatttgtgcaaatagaagtacaatatatatgtttatgttaagcTTTGGAAATTCTACGAAACACTTTAGCCTAACTGTAGATACAATTGTTGGCTTGACTGTTTCTTTTCTAGCGTATTTTGCTTCGAAAGAGTTTATTGTGTTCTAAGAAGCAAAAAAGTTAGCTcgcagcttaaaattttaatgttagCAACTCGTTTCTGTACTGAAAATAAGGTCATATTGTTGCTTCGCCCGGTTATCAAATTATATCCGCAATTGCTTAACATCTTAACAAGATagttaacaaaatttttgaGACATCaaagataaaatataatagttttttcaatttatgatCAATTTATCTAATTTGTTACTTTCTTATATTATAGTTCCTTATAGTTTGGTTCATAGCTCGCTGATAAATTTATGATATTAATTAGATATCTAGATATCATTGTTTATCAGCTAAATATGTAGAGTTAATAGCAACGTTGCGTGAAATGTTTGTGTTGGAAAATGAATGTGCTTCAATTCATTTTAGAGGAACTCTTTTCATAGTGTaagcaaaattgcaaatatttcctTGAGATATCttacagaaatatttttgtgagttttaattttaataaaatatatatattttataatgatTTTAGACACTACAAGAGCTAATCGTTCTATTTTCTGAGCTTTTGGCCTAGTTGTGGGGATTTCAGTACTATGCTGCTTGGACCTTTGCAGAGAGCTGACCAATCCAGAACATCTATTTTTTCCAGATATGTGGATGTCTTGGGAACTCACAAGAGATGCGCTTTAAGATGCGCCTGCCCCAAATGCGGGGAGAAGTATCAACTTAACAAGGATCCATTTATTTGTCCAGATCCAAACTACTTCTCTTCTTGCCTCACCTACTCACAATAATGTAGAATAGCTAATCAAATTCTTTGACATTAATAACATATTAGGTAAAATATAAGTGAACGCTCGAGTCGATGGCCTTAGTATATTAGCACTTCCTTTCTTTAGttagtatattatttttatacaataattaattacgtaaataaataaatagttctGCATTTGATTGCCAGCATACTCCGCGTGTAATTCGCTcgtatttgttgctaaatttcagcaatgtttactttttttcttgTAGTCAATGATTGCTTGGTGTCCGTTTCTCTATATGATTAAAATCTGGCAAATGCAGAATGAGCTTTGGCCAATAGTGCTAAGGTAAGGTTCCATCTATGCTAATGTTATCTTGGATATCTTTCTTGATTTTTATGTATACTTTATTCAAGACTAAGACGTAAGACGCATTGTAGTCAACTCATCAAGCTCAACTGTACTTTGGTAAGATTTAGCTTGCCTTGGCACCCTATCAATTCACTCGGCTTAAGCGAGAGACACCTGTGCCAATGGCAACGCTATGAAGCCATCAAGCCATATGTACATAAGGACTTCTCACTCATATGCCAGAACTATGTATGCAAATATCGTGAGGTTTAGCGGCGGCGCTTAAGCTGGCTGCTGAGGCATTTATTCGGCATGCTTGGCTGACAATCTTGGCTGTGGGGAGGGTTGGGAGGTGCTGTCATTTGGTAAAATCCTCACATGAATAATTACAGCGCCAGTCagttcatttaatttcactttCTAACTCTGCTCTCAACCCTTTGCCTGGGCAGGACGAAGAATCTCATTCCaggctgagtgtgtgtgtgtgtgtctgtgtttgaaaatatttaatgaagaaaatttataacaaactttCAGCCAAATGGCAATTGCAGACTGTGCGCGAAAGCGTCTTGAAAAATTATgaacattaaatgcaaattaagctAATCAATTAAGCCAAAACTTAATGTGCCCTTAAGATTGTAGATTGGCATTAGCAACGCCTACAGAGCGGgggggagagggagagagagcgcgagttCAAAGTACGCGCAGCATATTTCTGGGCCATTTGATGTGGAGCGCAATTAGGCTGGAAATGTGAGTCGATAGTAACCAGGGCCCccaaccagccaaccagccaagctgccagtcgcagtcgccgtcaACCCTGCTCAGCAAATGACCAACATTAAGCTAAGGGTAAGtccagcgacagcagcagcagcagcagcagcagcagcagcaatagcagcaacagcagttagCAGGCCCAACCCTTTCGCTGTCGTCGCTGGCCGAATGCGTGCGTGTTCCCTTGGAATTTGTGCGACTTGAACGTGAACGTGCAACTTATTATAGGTcagtgttgtgttgtgttgtgttgcgTTGTGTGCCTGAAATTGCGTTAGTTGGCTGCTTTTGAAGTTTGCATAGTTGACTTAATGATTGGATATTAATTTGGTCTTACATATAGCCCAGGCGGGCGGGCAAGTGCTCAGCTTAAGACAAATCGTTCTCGATTAGATATTCAGTTGCAAACACACTCAGCTATTGTTTAGCATAGTATAAATAGTCATGATAGCTAAGGTAGTGCAACTGAAGCTTTGGCTCGTTAAAAGCCAACTTAACTGCTTGCCATTAGTACAAATTGCCAATTgattgtgcgtgtgtgtgtgtttgtctcaAGCTATACCAACAGTTTGTTAAGTCTTATTGTATTGGCAGACAAATGGAGTTGAGTTCAAATGCTAAGCTATCAATCCGCTTGTCAATTAATTGATCAGCATTCAAGTGGCTAAGCTAGCCCagttaaatattcaatattattatagactgctgttgaaatatttaaacaactaTTATAGCTCCCCAGGCTGCCTAATTGCCCACATAATAGTTATTGGCAGCCAAATATTGGCACAATGAAATTCAATGAAATCAACAAGGCGACAATAAAAACGACGCCCACTCAAATTGAATGGCCTAATCAAATTAAGTACTAATCCTTGGGAAAAACcgccaacaatttaaaatgattgtAAGTAAATTTCcccaacaataattaaatgccataACTTGGCAACAGAGAGCGAACATTCGCTTCATATTTAGAGCCTGCGCAGTGggctacaattttttatagcatgcGATAACATTGACTGTCGCATGCGACTGCAATTACTTGTTTGGCACTTTTGCATACGCGcgcttgttttgttgttggccataaaagcTAGACAAGCTAGCCATAATGAGTTGGCCCAGCTACTTGCAAAGTTGATGAGCCACCACCCCAGGGATAATTCATTTACAGcgtcaaattgttgcaacaacgtTGCATGTGTTGGGCTgagaaattgttttattacCCCAGCGTTGAGAGGGTGTTGACTGAAAACAAAGGTGGCGCACAATAAATTACATTGTTACATGGAACTTGTCTTGGCGTCTGCGACGGACACGaacatggacatggacacatgagcatgtgtgtgtgtgtatgtgtgtgtgtggcacaggAAGTGAAGCAAGTGTTGCGTTAATGAAAACCATTTTCCTTTCATATGTCAGCTGATAagttttggcagcagcagcaacgaaaattTCATTGCAGACTGCAAATTACTTTGCCTGCAGCCTgttagttaatatttaaacacttACCGATTGAAGCTAGTGTTTCAACAGTTACTTTGATCTCTTACCCATTAGTTGAGGTGTAGCCATAACCAACTGTCTGCTTCATTAGCAAGTGTCGCTCCAaggctctgtctctgtctttgTGGCAGCTAGTTTTCCGGTTATCCATCTGACAGATGTTGATGGTTTGGCCTTTGGCTTTCAAGCGAAAGTGTCATAAGTCATCAACACAAGGTGCAGTTTCAAAGTGAAGAAGAGTtggtttcaaatattttatttccaacttcataaatatttaaagagaAAATCCAGAATTTGATTGAAGCATGTAATGGTAACActttatttatcttttaatCCTgagtataaaattaatataataaacctTTTATTCGGTTTGGACTTTGGAAGAAAGGTTTCATAGGTCAGGCAGAGGAGTAGCTTAATATAAACTTCAGATCGGTAAGCACTCCCAGCAAACTTATAGCATAAtaagtttttattgaatttctttattttaggAATTCTTTGTTTCATGTATAGATTGTCCCCGCATTTAAATTCATCATTCTTAGGCTCTTTTTATCCTGAGTATAATATTACTATAATAAGCCTTTAATTAATAGAGACAGCGTAACACCCAAAACTTCGGATATGACTCTCAAAAGAAGAATCGTAGGTCACCCAGAGGTCGTAAGCAGGCAGAGGAAaaacttaacttaaacttCTGCCTGAATGGTTGAAGCAAACTTAAAGCACACAAAGTgcttttttccttttttgaGATATAGATTTCCTGGTTAGGTGTCCCCATTATCACTCGACTCTACAGTTATCCAAAGCACTTTACACTTAATATACTTAAGTCTACAGAAATGACTCCCGTAAGATTTCGCAGTGAAAAGgtatttcattaatttcaattaattaataaataaatgcgaatGTGCACAGAAATCTTCTTAGCTCTTATCAAATGAATCTTACGCTCATTAAATCGTTtccattattttcatttttgaaatCCAAGCAGACCGAGCTTGTCTATATACAGCCTTcgaaacatatttacattctCAAATTAGGCATCCAAATTTCGAATTTCCAATTTCAAACCACATTCGTTTTCTCTGCCTTTTTTCACCCACTTCATTCTTAGAGCCAATCCAACAGATGGGTTCCGTTGTCAGCGCACTGCACACACCAATGATGTATGTCAACATGGACGGACCCCATGCGCGTTTCATTCGCGAAATCATTGCCAACAACAAGGTTGTGATATTTAGCAAATCGTATTGTCCATACTGCAGCATGGCCAAGGAGCAGTTCCGAAAGCTGGACGTTAAGATGACTATTGTGGAGCTGGACTATCGACCGGATGGCGATGAGATACAAGCGGTGCTGGGCGAAATGACTGGAGCACGCACTGTGCCGCGTTGTTTTATCAATGGCAAGTTCGTTGGGGGCGGCACAGATGTGAAGCGTCTCTATGAACAGGGAATACTGCAGAGATACTTTCAATGAATGCAGTTGAGGTTatgttgaaataattttggttcaaataaatattaaaaggcTTGCTTTCAAATGTTGCCCTATTGCCGCGTCAATCGATAAGccaaattacgcatacgccacgtgtcGCTGTtcagtttacttttttttctgaaTGCCACACCTGCTGCACTTGCATAAACAGTAAATCGCACAATTTAATGTGACAGCAAACTAAATTCGACATTGTGTcagcaatttgaaaacaatttacaaaatgtcaacaaattgctgtaatttgccaaagtaaattcaatcaattatTTGCCCGTGCTCAGCGATTTAAACTTGGCTAAGTGCTTATAAGCAGTGCGCAAATGTTTTGCTAACTTACTCATACGCGCTGCAGTCTAGACAAAGCGATATAATAAAACGTGGGTGCAGTCGACAGACAACGCGACGTATGCGTGACACGATGCGCtggctttgcatttgtttgctttgactttttttttctgttcgCCTTTTCCAATAGCGCTCATGCAAGTTTAATGCCAGTCTGAACTCCACGCTAGCCCTGATCCCTTGACGTTGACCCTGTCGCTGTGTAGACTGCAACTTTTGAAAGGTTAAATTCATGCCATAAAGATGTTGCACGGCATTGTGTTTGCCAGCTGACACGCGCCCTGCTTGGCTACAAATAATGCAAGcggcagacagcagcagcaacaacagcaacaatcacaGCCTGCTCCAGTGCATTTAACATGCACAATGAAGGCAACGCTTGCAACAAGCaggtggcagcaacaagcgcaggATGAGTGTGTCTTTAATTGTTGTGCATACGCTTACGAAGGATGCAGCAACTTACGCGGCATATTGAGCAGATAAAAGCCTCTGCTTGTGCTAACTTTATTGTTGCATGACACATTATGTTGCATAAATGAAGCAGCTCGGCTTTTTGCAGCGTGAGCACAATAGAGACAATTTCTTAAATGCGTGACAAAGGAAACTTGCTGAACAGCTGatgttttgtaaatattaatttcaatcatcaaagtatttataaatttacagtctgttgaatttcaaatgcattaGACTctgtaaaaaacaaatgaagagGCTTATGGTGTGTTTAAATGAGAgatttgtaattaaatcagAAGGCAgattactttaaatattttatgcttgatTACTAAGTCAATAtagtcatatatatatatatctgtcaATCTGCTTACAGCTATAATTCCTTGAGGCAGCGAACTTCTACTTGTTCTTGTTCTACTTGTGGCTTCTTTTTAAAGTACCCATTATCTTAACGCCTATTTATGCTCAAATACTACTCCTATGCACAGAGTCTCAAGCTGTCGTTAATGTCTAactaatattttcaataatctTTTTAATTTCTTCATGCTTGAATTTAAGCTGTCAAAATGCATGAGGTTGCTTTTCACTTTATTGTTAGCAAATCTTCCAACTTGCTGCAATAACTAGcttaatagcaaacaaatatatgcgtgtgtgtgtgtgtgtatgtgaatCACGAGTAATTGCAGCCACTTTGGATGTTGGAATTTGTAATCAAAAATGCCTCAAAAGCCAACGAGCCAGgcaaaaactaataataaacgCTTAATAAATCGTCTATCAAAAGGCCAGCgaccgctgccgctgcactGCGCACAATGcagccaaaacacacacacacacatacatagtatatatgATATATGGTCTAGCCAATGTCTGGCCAActtgcaaactgcaaacttCCCAAAAACTCGCATCtcccaaacaaaaaatgcgaAGCCATGCGTCGTTTTATTAAAACCGCAATGCAAGCCAAGCGAAAAGAAAATTcgacaaataaaatttttagtgcCAGCGCTTTAAATAGACTTAGCACAATGTTAATTGTGCGCGTGCTGGGCGCTTAGGAACTGAGTGGCTCCAGTTTTAATGCTGGCATAAAtcataatttgtaattacaTTGTTCAACAAAAGGGAGCAGCTGAGTCATAGAATgctcttattgttattgttaaatatgcaaaacaattatatttctaatttgttttatacttAGTGCTTAGCTTAAAGTATATGGAATATTAGAATGCAATATAAAAGAGAATGCATTGAGTAAtctaattattttcatttttaaatataattgttttttcttcATATTATGTATCCTAAGACTTTGTCGTATACCCTATTGAATTTCGAGTGCGGCTGCTTACTCGCCTAATGATAACGATCGTAAAACTGACCatgaaaaatgtttagtaGCCAACTATTAACAGCTGACCATtagcataagcataaaatgagtcaacaatgttgcaagcaCTGCTAATTGAAGTGCAGGCAGATAGCAAAGGATGCGGTGCGGGTGACTTAATGTGCCATTAGGTAAAATtgtgaaatgcatttttatagagTTATGCGATGACAAGACAAGCTGACAAGCCCATCAGCGACCACTGCACTTTTTATTGCGGCAAATTAAAACTAAGTTGTCAACTGGCattaaagctaagctaagtagTGCGTTTTGCATACTCtgcaataattgtttaataacatTTCAGCTCTGTTATGCGTTAGACTCCAGCATAGAGTATGTTATAGCCCAGtagaaaatttgcatttgctgcatgtTTGTTGCTAGTCAGGAAATATGCATGGATATAACCACTTTTTACGTCTGATAAGTTGGAACGGAAATCCAGTAGCAACTACTTACAAGTGCAACAAAGTGTGAATAAGTGGCTAAGGGTGAAGTGCGTGGATTAAGTTTATAAAGTGTATTAAGGTCAAGGTGACTAAAGCGGTTCAAGCAACTCTAATTTGTCCTAAGCGCTATTTGactttataatataattgacTTATcgatttgttatttatttattcatgttAAGCTTGTGCGCAAAGTACAAAAgtttcattataaattaatgtttaattttacaatGCACATAtgctaattgttttaaaattagtttgtaaataggaggaaaatataattattttaattaacatttttttctttaaaatgtattatttcttgcatgttttaaataaatagaatacacaaattaattgagttaTATGTATTCACATTTTTTAAGTAACTAACAGAGCTTAAGCTTACTAACAAACTATCTAgttacataatttaaatgacaaaCTGTGCACTTAGATatgttcaaatatttgtatttgcccaaacatataaaatgcttatttttattacattttaatttatggaTTTCTGGTAAAAAATCATGGtctattttatgattttcataatttaataaatttcaggCAACACAATGATTTATGATGgtttttttacatttacaaaattttatgtacatatgcttaaagttatttatgaattttaatttgaaaaaaaatgtaaaaataaacgttTGATTGCTGACTGTAATTTTagctacatttttaaattacatgtGCGTAGCCTGTCAACTGGAAGGCTAGACATACTAAGAAGCACTGTCACGCCCACTAAAAGTAATGCCACATACACGCCATGTCATGTCCGGTCAGAGCTTGGTCAATGCCatcgcgcacacacacacatacacccagCTAGTTGTACAGGTGTAGTGTATCCTATTGCTATCCttgttgacaacaacaacaacagcagcaggcaagtTACAATGTCACGCACACATATTTCCTGTCATTCTAGCGTTTATTTCCTCACTTCGCTTTCCACATATCGTATAAAAgaaatgtatatacatatatattttttatatcgcATCCTTGTTAACACGTGCGTTGgctcattgttattgttgttgttattgcgctCGCATGTTGCTGCAAGTCTCGATGCCTCGGGGCATGAAGCCAGGCGCTATCAACGCAGCGATCTCAGCTAGAGCTACAGCTACTCGTGTTACCAATGGAAGCGCCCAGTTATGTGGACGTCTGTGCGTTTGGCATGAAACAAAcgaacaaaagaaaaaaatgggaatataacaataaaataattatatgttGGCATGACATGTTACGTGCAAATTGTAGCGCTGAACATTTTTTAACACATTTAGCTAGTTGCCTGGATTAGGCTGCGTTTGATGTATTCAAGCATAATATAAGCCCCAgagtttaaaattataataaaataaaatacaacgcGCATAtctaaaatgcataaaatttcaacaaacaTAACTTTTGCTCATAACTTTGGCGCCCACAATCAAAATGCATAATTGCTATGCTTACTAAAAACTAAGcataacttttgtttgcccaaCTCTCTGGCATGAGCTTCAGCCCCCGTCGGTTTTGGTCCGCTGGGTAAGTTGATACCTCGCTTTAGCTTTGCtggcagcaaaacttttgactttgaggccattaatcaattaattaagcattttatgaatatttcaGCCACAAAGCGAAAAATTGGCATCATAATCGTCGAATAGCGAGCATAAATTTCTGGGTTCTGCCCCGGTTTGGTCCACAAGGAGTTTCACCTTTCGCGGGCCACTTAGCAATGCACATGAATATTTTACGCAAATGGCGAAGGCGAACATCTCAAAAGTTGTGTGACTTTGACTATGTCCTGGGACTCGGCAAGAGTTGAGGgcgcgctgctgttggcttttggCTATCCGCATGCTGGCATAATCGAGCGTATGATGACGAGgataataagcagcagcagccaggggATAATGACAGCGACGCCCAGTCCACGACCGCCCCCCAAGAAGTTGATGAAGGCAACGCCCAATGCCAACAACTTGCTGGCAAGACAGCGAGTTAAAAAACTTTAtgactaattaattaaatgcgctaTAAAAATGTGCGCAGACTCAGGCTAAAGTTTATGCATTTTCGAACCGTGAAAAGCGAAGCAACAAGATATttccagcagccagcaaaaacaattatttaaataaagcgcgtgcaaaatgcaaagaaaaaaaagctatAGCGACAAAATATTTGAGATATGCGCTAAACaagtttaaaatgtttacCGGCAAAGTGTTGAACAAATATGCTgctgcaaagagagagagggagagagagagggagagagagagggagagagagagagagacaagctGTGTAtggaacattttttttaatactttgcGCTGCATAATTTTCTAATGAGTTGGGCTAAGCGC
Protein-coding regions in this window:
- the LOC108595804 gene encoding glutaredoxin-C4 — encoded protein: MGSVVSALHTPMMYVNMDGPHARFIREIIANNKVVIFSKSYCPYCSMAKEQFRKLDVKMTIVELDYRPDGDEIQAVLGEMTGARTVPRCFINGKFVGGGTDVKRLYEQGILQRYFQ